From the Paraburkholderia sp. PREW-6R genome, one window contains:
- a CDS encoding glycine zipper 2TM domain-containing protein, whose protein sequence is MKTIRQIGALAAIVAAVASLSACDGMSRQGRDTAIGAGLGGAAGAALGGNALSTVGGAAAGGIIGNQVGK, encoded by the coding sequence ATGAAAACGATTCGTCAAATCGGCGCACTGGCAGCTATCGTGGCAGCGGTCGCGAGCCTCTCCGCGTGCGACGGCATGAGCCGGCAAGGACGCGACACGGCAATCGGCGCGGGCTTGGGCGGTGCTGCCGGCGCAGCGCTTGGCGGCAACGCTTTATCGACAGTGGGCGGTGCGGCGGCGGGCGGCATCATCGGCAACCAGGTCGGCAAGTAA
- the thiC gene encoding phosphomethylpyrimidine synthase ThiC, protein MNANPKFLSADAHVDEAAVAPLPNSRKVYVTGSRPDIRVPMREITQSDTPDSFGGEKNPPVYVYDTSGPYSDPEAKIDIRAGLPALRQAWIEERDDTEALTGLTSEYGRERAADAATAELRFQGLHRTPRRAIAGRNVSQMHYAKKGIITPEMEYIAIRENQRRAEYLESLKTSGPNGEKLAAMMGRQHPGQAFGASAFGPNGLTAITPEFVRDEVARGRAIIPNNINHPESEPMIIGRNFLVKVNANIGNSAVTSSIGEEVDKMTWAIRWGGDTVMDLSTGKHIHETREWIIRNSPVPIGTVPIYQALEKVNGKAEDLTWEIFRDTLIEQAEQGVDYFTIHAGVRLQYVPLTAKRMTGIVSRGGSIMAKWCLAHHKESFLYEHFEDICEIMKAYDVAFSLGDGLRPGSIYDANDEAQLGELKTLGELTQIAWKHDVQTMIEGPGHVPMQLIKENMDLQLEWCDEAPFYTLGPLTTDIAPGYDHITSGIGAAMIGWFGTAMLCYVTPKEHLGLPNKDDVKTGIITYKLAAHAADLAKGHPGAQVRDNALSKARFEFRWEDQFNLGLDPDKAREFHDETLPKDSAKVAHFCSMCGPHFCSMKITQDVREFAAQQGVTDDEALKKGMEVKSIEFMRKGAEIYQRQ, encoded by the coding sequence ATGAACGCCAATCCGAAATTCCTTTCTGCCGACGCTCACGTCGACGAAGCCGCTGTCGCGCCGCTGCCGAACTCGCGCAAGGTCTACGTGACCGGTTCGCGTCCCGACATCCGCGTGCCGATGCGCGAGATCACGCAATCCGACACGCCGGACAGCTTCGGCGGTGAAAAAAATCCGCCGGTCTACGTGTACGACACGTCGGGCCCCTACTCCGATCCCGAAGCGAAGATCGACATTCGCGCCGGTTTGCCGGCCCTGCGCCAAGCCTGGATCGAAGAGCGCGACGACACCGAAGCGCTCACCGGCCTCACGAGCGAGTACGGCCGCGAGCGCGCCGCCGACGCAGCTACCGCCGAGCTGCGCTTCCAGGGGCTGCACCGCACGCCGCGTCGCGCGATCGCGGGCAGGAACGTGTCGCAGATGCACTACGCGAAAAAAGGCATCATCACGCCGGAAATGGAATACATCGCGATTCGCGAGAACCAGCGCCGCGCCGAATACCTGGAATCGCTGAAAACAAGCGGTCCGAACGGCGAAAAGCTGGCGGCGATGATGGGCCGCCAGCATCCCGGTCAGGCGTTCGGCGCGAGCGCGTTCGGTCCGAACGGCCTCACGGCGATCACCCCCGAATTCGTGCGCGACGAAGTGGCGCGCGGCCGCGCGATCATCCCGAACAATATCAATCACCCGGAAAGCGAGCCGATGATCATCGGCCGCAACTTCCTCGTGAAGGTGAATGCGAACATCGGCAATTCGGCAGTCACATCGTCGATCGGCGAAGAAGTCGACAAGATGACCTGGGCGATTCGCTGGGGCGGCGACACAGTGATGGATCTTTCCACCGGCAAGCACATTCACGAAACGCGCGAGTGGATCATCCGCAATTCGCCGGTGCCGATCGGCACGGTGCCGATCTATCAGGCGCTCGAAAAGGTCAACGGCAAAGCGGAAGACCTCACGTGGGAAATCTTCCGCGACACGCTGATCGAACAGGCCGAACAGGGCGTCGATTACTTCACGATCCATGCGGGCGTGCGTCTGCAATACGTGCCGCTGACAGCGAAGCGCATGACCGGCATCGTGTCGCGCGGCGGCTCGATCATGGCCAAGTGGTGCCTCGCTCATCACAAGGAAAGCTTCCTGTACGAGCATTTCGAAGACATCTGCGAAATCATGAAGGCGTACGACGTGGCGTTCTCGCTCGGTGACGGTCTGCGCCCTGGTTCGATCTACGACGCCAACGACGAAGCGCAACTCGGCGAGCTGAAGACGCTCGGCGAACTCACGCAGATTGCGTGGAAGCACGACGTGCAGACGATGATCGAAGGTCCGGGCCATGTGCCGATGCAGCTGATCAAGGAGAACATGGATCTGCAACTCGAATGGTGCGACGAAGCGCCGTTCTACACACTCGGTCCGCTGACCACGGACATCGCGCCGGGCTACGATCACATCACGTCGGGCATTGGCGCTGCGATGATCGGCTGGTTCGGCACGGCGATGCTCTGCTACGTCACGCCGAAGGAGCACCTCGGTTTGCCGAACAAGGACGACGTGAAGACCGGCATCATCACGTACAAGCTCGCCGCGCACGCGGCCGATCTGGCGAAGGGGCATCCAGGCGCACAGGTGCGTGACAACGCGCTCTCCAAGGCCCGGTTCGAATTCCGCTGGGAAGATCAGTTCAATCTCGGTCTCGATCCGGACAAGGCGCGCGAATTCCACGACGAAACCCTGCCGAAGGATTCAGCCAAGGTCGCTCACTTCTGCTCGATGTGCGGCCCGCACTTCTGCTCGATGAAAATCACCCAGGACGTGCGCGAATTTGCGGCTCAGCAGGGTGTCACCGATGACGAAGCGCTGAAAAAAGGCATGGAAGTCAAGTCGATCGAGTTCATGAGAAAAGGCGCCGAAATCTACCAGCGCCAGTAA
- a CDS encoding GreA/GreB family elongation factor, producing MKKTKTCYLTELDVARLEKHAASPGADARLQDMLDEVLERAVIVDAREIPANVVTMNSQAMLVDETSGEEMTWTVVYPPDADFTHGRLNVFSPVGLALLGAKRGERIRFTPPSGTQKVLKLDKILFQPEAADDFTL from the coding sequence GTGAAGAAGACGAAAACCTGTTATCTCACCGAACTCGATGTCGCCCGTCTGGAGAAGCACGCCGCCTCGCCCGGCGCCGACGCGCGCCTGCAGGACATGCTCGACGAAGTGCTTGAACGCGCGGTGATCGTCGATGCGCGCGAGATTCCTGCGAACGTCGTTACGATGAATTCGCAAGCCATGCTGGTCGACGAAACGAGCGGTGAAGAAATGACGTGGACCGTCGTCTATCCGCCGGACGCGGACTTCACGCACGGTCGTCTGAACGTGTTCTCGCCGGTCGGTCTCGCGTTGCTCGGCGCGAAGCGCGGCGAGCGCATCCGCTTCACGCCGCCGAGCGGCACGCAGAAAGTGCTGAAGCTCGACAAGATCCTTTTCCAGCCCGAAGCCGCCGACGATTTCACGTTGTAA